In Trichoplusia ni isolate ovarian cell line Hi5 chromosome 7, tn1, whole genome shotgun sequence, a single genomic region encodes these proteins:
- the LOC113495805 gene encoding transcriptional regulator ATRX homolog isoform X2, whose amino-acid sequence MAAEVPVSVVLCEAMEYLSKLGANLRTRSENLKDKRINKDKLKNAHAVHKAASKVLLICELSKKSLEKVENCVQSVISRVDASQAPSNVGGKSQEKPKFYYFEYDTHKLRISKKISIKHYTSAKVVAKSMTISMHDNYPVYYDCKLKRLRVGTSDFKSRKLANIDFETNQGKSDSNQNEIVDVESDDAKTEMAENSSDVTKSTQNTAECTSTNSDRRKPLRIMSISDTEDDIVPLATKSSNSVSTEDSVSKLVSDENKSEDSSATTENNNVDHTESLVKEHRESHSGPEDGKVSTEESSKKKSTKGGPITIFFNRKNTVKKSKTNGQQKNSSQILPVDDTNSEEDFKSNKNKEAQKENKPASNEANCSSDNLEPIKRKRKNSNVSDSSSQINDDSTKNSEENNMQKELNDDSNDSNNSKPLIRCVNITKLLKPDAVPVKSDLFAGKQSDIREHFSKKGSAQVHSKEESKIYNLGNKESSKSMIIKNKSNWDSKLKEVKNFKLKKFSLNVERLPELSTKFLLDHNLIRIIQGGHTVCEVRKDEAKSDTYMKKVKNALLNDSESDDSVKAQSKRVKHSLLNDSDSDKEIGTNIDSQVVSQKEINPATIKDSLLCDSDSDKNEEQVVKENSKVSDGNTNNSQERIDTVVENIIASLSRLNEHSAQNQEKSDDSSLKSYVNKENDNHNVSETEKLNEPCHDTIKAKSSLLNDSDSDSEPFPRTKERFISARESSELKKMLLNHSSSSEHEESVTNVLKRGRKKSRSSNSSSSETAKSKKTACSEKAHNSSINQIDGTVDEHSDSSVKKMVRSKSKPSGSSVQNSEIQDASDRDIEGLTNLNSLNKSRRHGSSSNNTESRSSARQACKLKQTPTIGEDLLHAESSSDVSENNVDENVEEEDLPKIHGLNGDSIGHLAKDDLLNESDSSASQDVEATEDTQHIEDSEEENVISKRRKANAISSDSEGGTSRRKHEDDEEARVSDFEDSEDESSESAKRSKRKKKPSESDGSAGSSNEGKKKRRRIKQVNDSDGSGSDTENEGRNKHGRKNIRKVMGKNQLEEATKKAAREEKERIARIADRQKLYNNLDFDETGKPDEVVLEKVVLDFDPETKEPLIQVDRGLVKKLKPHQANGIKFMWDACFESAKRIKKDRGSGCILAHCMGLGKTLQVISLTHTLLTHGSLTNVNRVLVVCPLSTVLNWVNEIRMWLKHAESDFEVDIYELSRYKQNSERAFQLQQWLDNGGVCVLGYEMFRNLSADNPKKFKKKMLRSFQESLVDPGPDLVVCDEGHLLKNEKTSLSQSMNRVKTRRRIVLTGTPLQNNLKEYYCMVQFVKPNLLGKYNEYLNRFVNPITNGQYTDSTEHDIRIMKRRSHVLHKMLDGAVQRRDYGVLAPFLPPKHEYVLFITLTDVQVKLYQHYLDNYSRRPLPGKSGFLFPDFQSLQRIWTHPLVLKYNSERYEIMQQKKREREEEDSEGSLVDFIDDDSTPDETSTEESTDDSSELSDDSRKKSKKKKSGKKDKKGKEAKVGTRRGTRANPVEADDDDPDVAEVFEVKNENPTEWWIKLVEDEELDDMRNSHKLVLLFDILRQCEAIGDKLLVFSQSLYSLDLIEHFLGKVDEATQEGRIDEKLGGHVGSWSPGVDYFRLDGSTSCENRSIWCKNFNREDNPRARLFLISTRAGGLGINLVAANRVIIFDVSWNPSHDVQSIFRVYRFGQKKPCYVYRFLAMGTMEEKIYERQVTKQAISKRVIDEQQIDRHYAENDLAELYKFEARPDEPRPLPTLPRDRLFAEMLKEHEAQIYKYHEHDSLLENKEEETLSEEERKAAWEDFENEKNKPPPTPFPSAWPMHNGMVPGLLAQQQQQLAYAALAAMLRKDMPNINDNQIRDMLPLIYNSNPGLMQKMGEIYKYAQPGVMNPGMMNPVMNAAGSGGGAGGLGGASGLQYEPPWQRQHQQQQQLRLQQLMQHNPQMGAKFYAGGLGSRDPVAMALQQQRAREIMMGGGAGRPRGRPPLAPRRDPPPAPPAPHDVVNLDSD is encoded by the exons ATGGCGGCCGAAGTGCCTGTAAGTGTTGTATTATGTGAAGCAATGGAGTATCTGTCTAAACTTGGTGCTAATCTACGAACTCGGTCCGAAAATTTGAAAGACAAGAGAATTAATAAAGACAAACTAAAGAATGCTCATGCTGTTCATAAAGCTGCCTCTAAGGTGCTTCTTATTTGCGAACTGTCAAAAAAGTCTCTAGAAAAAGTTGAAAACTGTGTTCAGAGTGTAATCTCGCGAGTTGACGCATCTCAAGCTCCATCGAATGTTGGCGGGAAAAGTCAAGAGAAACCAAAGTTTTACTATTTCGAATATGACACACATAAATTACGAATATCtaagaaaatttcaataaaacattatacatcAGCTAAAGTAGTCGCCAAAAGTATGACTATTTCAATGCATGATAATTATCCTGTTTATTACGATTGCAAACTAAAGAGACTCAGGGTAGGAACTTCAGACTTCAAAAGTCGTAAATTggcaaatattgattttgaaactAATCAGGGTAAATCTGACTccaatcaaaatgaaattgttgaTGTAGAATCTGATGATGCAAAAACTGAAATGGCTGAGAATTCAAGTGATGTTACAAAATCTACACAAAATACTGCAGAATGTACCAGTACCAACAGTGATAGGAGAAAACCATTGAGAATTATGAGCATCAGTGACACTGAAGATGACATTGTACCTTTAGCGACTAAATCCTCAAATTCTGTCTCAACTGAAGATAGTGTAAGTAAATTAGTAagtgatgaaaataaaagtgaagaTAGTAGTGCcacaactgaaaataataatgttgaccATACTGAATCCTTGGTTAAAGAACACAGAGAGTCTCATTCTGGGCCAGAGGATGGAAAGGTTTCCACAGAagaaagtagtaaaaaaaaatctacaaaaggTGGTccaatcacaatattttttaacagaaaGAATACAGTGAAAAAATCCAAAACAAATGGACAACAAAAGAATTCAAGTCAAATACTGCCTGTAGATGACACCAATAGTGAAGAagattttaaaagcaataaaaataaagaggcACAAAAAGAGAATAAACCTGCAAGTAATGAAGCAAATTGCAGTAGTGACAATCTTGAACCCAtcaaaaggaaaagaaaaaattcaaatgtaaGTGATTCTTCAAGTCAAATTAATGATGATTCCACTAAGAATTCAGAAGAAAATAACATGCAGAAGGAACTTAATGATGATTCTAATGACTCAAACAATTCAAAACCCTTGATCCGCTgtgttaatattacaaaattattaaaaccagATGCAGTGCCAGTCAAAAGTGACTTGTTTGCAGGAAAACAAAGTGATATAAGAGAGCATTTCAGCAAAAAAGGAAGTGCTCAGGTTCATAGTAAAGAGGAATCAAAAATTTACAATCTCGGAAATAAGGAATCCTCAAAATcaatgattattaaaaataaaagcaattggGATAGTAAACTTAAAGAAGTTAAGAATTTCAAACTCAAAAAGTTTAGTTTAAATGTAGAAAGACTGCCAGAATTAAGTACAAAGTTTTTACTTGACCATAATCTTATTAGAATTATTCAAGGTGGCCATACTGTATGTGAAGTTAGAAAAGATGAAGCAAAGTCTGATACATAtatgaaaaaagttaaaaatgccTTATTGAATGATTCTGAATCAGATGACAGTGTAAAAGCTCAATCAAAAAGAGTAAAACATAGCCTGCTTAATGATTCTGATTCCGATAAAGAAATTGGAACAAATATTGACAGTCAGGTAGTGAGCcaaaaggaaattaatcctGCAACTATTAAAGATTCACTACTTTGTGATTCTGACTCTGACAAAAATGAAGAACAGGTTGTTAAAGAAAACAGTAAAGTCTCTGATGGCAATACTAATAACAGTCAAGAAAGAATTGATACAGTGGTTGAAAACATTATAGCATCATTGTCTAGGTTAAATGAACATTCAGCTCAAAACCAAGAAAAGAGTGATGACAGTAGTCTTAAGTCTTAtgtaaataaggaaaatgaTAATCATAATGTCAGTGAAACAGAGAAACTAAATGAACCTTGCCATGATACTATCAAAGCAAAATCATCTTTATTAAATGACAGTGATAGTGATTCCGAACCATTTCCAAGAACTAAGGAGAGGTTTATAAGTGCCAGGGAAAGTagtgaactaaaaaaaatgcttcTCAATCATTCATCCAGTTCAGAGCATGAAGAATCTGTAACAAATGTGTTAAAAAGAGGCAGAAAAAAATCACGATCATCAAATTCATCATCTTCAGAAACAGCAAAGTCAAAAAAAACGGCATGTAGTGAAAAAGCCCACAACAGTAGTATCAACCAAATTGATGGGACTGTTGATGAACACTCTGATTCCAGTGTTAAAAAG atgGTACGCTCTAAATCAAAACCCAGTGGCAGCAGTGTCCAGAACTCAGAAATTCAAGATGCGAGTGACAGAGATATTGAAgg GCTGAcaaatttaaacagtttaaacAAATCTCGACGGCATGGTTCTTCGTCAAACAATACTGAGAGCAGGAGTTCTGCGAGGCAAGCGTGTAAGCTGAAGCAGACGCCGACCATCGGCGAGGACTTATTGCACGCTGAGAGCAGCTCAGACGTCTCGGAGAACAATGTCGACGAAAATGTTGAAGAAGAAG ATTTACCTAAAATTCATGGTCTTAACGGAGACAGCATCGGTCATCTCGCTAAAGATGATTTACTAAATGAAAGTGATTCTTCGGCGTCTCAGGATGTAGAGGCCACTGAG GATACACAACACATAGAAGATTCCGAGGAAGaaaa CGTTATATCAAAAAGGCGTAAGGCAAATGCAATATCATCAGACTCAGAAGGCGGGACTTCGCGTCGTAAACATGAAGACGATGAAGAAGCTAGGGTTAGCGACTTTGAGGATTCCGAGGATGAGAGCTCAGAGTCTGCAAAACGCTCCAAGCGGAAGAAAAAGCCCTCGGAAAGCGACGGATCAGCGGGATCTAGTAATGAGGG aaaaaagaAACGTCGACGCATAAAACAAGTTAATGATAGTGATGGATCTGGATCGGACACTGAAAATGAAGGTAGAAATAAACACGGCAGGAAGAATATACGTAAG gTAATGGGTAAGAATCAGTTAGAGGAAGCTACAAAGAAAGCTGCTCGCGAAGAAAAGGAAAGAATTGCTCGTATTGCAGATAGACAGAAATTG tacaataatttgGACTTTGATGAGACTGGAAAGCCGGATGAAGTTGTCTTGGAAAAAGTCGTGTTGGATTTCGATCCAGAAACTAAAGAACCACTAATTCAAGTTGACAGAGGTCTCGTCAAGAAGTTGAAACCACATCAG gctAATGGTATAAAGTTCATGTGGGACGCGTGCTTCGAGAGTGCCAAGCGAATCAAAAAAGACAGAGGCTCAGGATGCATCTTAGCGCATTGCATGGGTCTGGGAAAAACGTTACAA gTGATATCCCTAACCCACACGCTGTTGACTCACGGCTCCCTCACAAACGTGAACCGAGTGCTGGTCGTGTGTCCGCTCTCCACTGTACTCAATTGGGTTAACGAGATCCGCATGTGGCTCAAACACGCCGAATCTGACTTCGAAGTTGACATCTATGAACTGTCCAG GTATAAGCAGAACTCCGAGCGTGCTTTCCAGCTGCAACAGTGGTTAGATAATGGCGGCGTCTGCGTGCTCGGTTACGAGATGTTCAGAAATCTCTCTGCTGACAACCCTAAGAAGTTTAAGAAGAAGATGCTGAGAAGTTTCCAGGAGAGCCTTGTGGATCCAG GTCCGGATTTGGTAGTATGTGATGAGGGTCATTTACTGAAGAACGAAAAGACCAGTCTATCACAATCCATGAACAGAGTTAAAACACGGCGTCGTATAGTGCTTACCGGGACACCCTTACAAAATAACTTGAAAGAAT ATTACTGCATGGTACAATTTGTGAAACCTAACTTGTTGGGTAAATACAATGAGTACTTGAATCGTTTCGTAAACCCCATCACTAACGGCCAGTACACGGACTCAACGGAGCACGACATTAGGATTATGAAGAGACGGTCGCACGTGCTACACAAAATGTTAGATGGGGCTGTGCAG aggAGAGACTACGGGGTGCTGGCGCCCTTCCTTCCTCCGAAGCACGAATATGTCTTGTTCATAACACTGACTGATGTTCAAGTTAAACTGTACCAGCACTATTTGGATAATTATTCTAGAAG ACCACTACCAGGCAAGTCTGGGTTCCTGTTTCCGGACTTCCAGTCCTTGCAAAGGATATGGACACACCCGCTGGTCCTCAAATACAATTCGGAAAGATACGAAATTATGCAGCAAAAGAAG AGAGAGAGAGAAGAAGAAGACTCAGAAGGCTCATTAGTCGACTTTATAGATGATGATTCTACTCCAGAT GAAACTTCAACAGAAGAATCTACGGACGATTCATCAGAGCTAAGCGATGACAGCCGCAAAAAGAGCAAGAAAAAGAAATCAGGCAAGAAGGATAAGAAAGGTAAAGAGGCGAAAGTTGGCACGCGACGTGGGACAAGGGCTAATCCAG TTGAAGCGGATGATGACGATCCCGACGTCGCGGAAGTGTTTGAAGTAAAGAATGAGAACCCAACTGAATGGTGGATCAAATTAGTCGAAGACGAGGAGTTGGATGACATGAGGAATTCACACAAACTTGTGCTGCTGTTCGATATACTGCGGCAGTGCGAGGCTATTGGAGATAAATT GTTGGTGTTCTCGCAGTCGTTGTACTCCTTAGATCTGATCGAGCATTTCTTGGGTAAAGTTGATGAGGCGACCCAAGAAGGACGCATCGACGAGAAACTTGGAGGACATGTCG GTTCATGGTCACCGGGCGTCGATTACTTCAGGTTGGATGGTTCTACGTCATGTGAAAACAGATCTATTTGGTGTAAGAATTTCAACAGAGAAGACAATCCAAGGGCCAG ATTATTCTTAATATCGACGCGTGCTGGCGGTCTGGGTATCAACTTGGTGGCAGCTAACCGTGTGATCATATTCGACGTATCATGGAACCCCTCGCACGACGTGCAGAGTATATTCAGAGTTTATCGTTTCGGGCAGAAGAAACCTTGCTATGTTTACAGATTTTTGGCTATG GGAACAATGGAAGAGAAGATTTACGAGCGTCAAGTAACAAAGCAAGCGATATCGAAGCGCGTGATAGACGAGCAGCAGATCGACCGTCACTACGCGGAGAACGACCTCGCCGAGCTGTACAAGTTCGAGGCGCGGCCCGACGAGCCGCGCCCGCTGCCCACGCTGCCCAGGGACCGCCTGTTCGCAGAGATGCTCAAGGAGCACGAGGCACAG ATATACAAGTACCACGAGCACGATTCGCTACTGGAGAACAAAGAGGAGGAGACTCTTAGCGAGGAAGAGCGCAAGGCGGCCTGGGAGGACTTCGAGAACGAGAAGAACAAGCCGCCGCCCACGCCCTTCCCGTCTGCTTGGCCCATGCATAATGGAATGG TACCAGGTTTGTTGGCGCAACAACAACAGCAACTGGCCTATGCAGCGTTAGCGGCGATGCTTCGCAAAGATATGCCTAACATCAACGACAACCAGATTCGAGACATGCTGCCACTTATATACAACTCTAACCCCGGA TTGATGCAAAAAATGGGAGAAATATACAAGTATGCTCAGCCGGGAGTGATGAATCCCGGTATGATGAACCCAGTCATGAATGCtg cgggcagcggcggcggcgcgggcgggctGGGCGGCGCCAGCGGCCTGCAGTACGAGCCGCCCTGGCAGCGGCAGCATCAGCAGCAGCAACAGCTGCGCCTGCAGCAGCTCATGCAGCATAAC CCACAAATGGGCGCGAAGTTCTACGCGGGCGGGCTCGGCAGCCGCGACCCCGTGGCCATGGCCCTgcagcagcagcgcgcgcgcgaGATCATGatgggcggcggcgcgggccgTCCGCGCGGCCGCCCTCCCCTCGCGCCACGCCGCGACCCGCcgcccgccccgcccgcgccgcaTGACGTCGTCAACCTCGACTCCGACTAG
- the LOC113495805 gene encoding transcriptional regulator ATRX homolog isoform X6, with amino-acid sequence MVRSKSKPSGSSVQNSEIQDASDRDIEGLTNLNSLNKSRRHGSSSNNTESRSSARQACKLKQTPTIGEDLLHAESSSDVSENNVDENVEEEDLPKIHGLNGDSIGHLAKDDLLNESDSSASQDVEATEDTQHIEDSEEENVISKRRKANAISSDSEGGTSRRKHEDDEEARVSDFEDSEDESSESAKRSKRKKKPSESDGSAGSSNEGKKKRRRIKQVNDSDGSGSDTENEGRNKHGRKNIRKVMGKNQLEEATKKAAREEKERIARIADRQKLYNNLDFDETGKPDEVVLEKVVLDFDPETKEPLIQVDRGLVKKLKPHQANGIKFMWDACFESAKRIKKDRGSGCILAHCMGLGKTLQVISLTHTLLTHGSLTNVNRVLVVCPLSTVLNWVNEIRMWLKHAESDFEVDIYELSRYKQNSERAFQLQQWLDNGGVCVLGYEMFRNLSADNPKKFKKKMLRSFQESLVDPGPDLVVCDEGHLLKNEKTSLSQSMNRVKTRRRIVLTGTPLQNNLKEYYCMVQFVKPNLLGKYNEYLNRFVNPITNGQYTDSTEHDIRIMKRRSHVLHKMLDGAVQRRDYGVLAPFLPPKHEYVLFITLTDVQVKLYQHYLDNYSRRPLPGKSGFLFPDFQSLQRIWTHPLVLKYNSERYEIMQQKKREREEEDSEGSLVDFIDDDSTPDETSTEESTDDSSELSDDSRKKSKKKKSGKKDKKGKEAKVGTRRGTRANPVEADDDDPDVAEVFEVKNENPTEWWIKLVEDEELDDMRNSHKLVLLFDILRQCEAIGDKLLVFSQSLYSLDLIEHFLGKVDEATQEGRIDEKLGGHVGSWSPGVDYFRLDGSTSCENRSIWCKNFNREDNPRARLFLISTRAGGLGINLVAANRVIIFDVSWNPSHDVQSIFRVYRFGQKKPCYVYRFLAMGTMEEKIYERQVTKQAISKRVIDEQQIDRHYAENDLAELYKFEARPDEPRPLPTLPRDRLFAEMLKEHEAQIYKYHEHDSLLENKEEETLSEEERKAAWEDFENEKNKPPPTPFPSAWPMHNGMVPGLLAQQQQQLAYAALAAMLRKDMPNINDNQIRDMLPLIYNSNPGLMQKMGEIYKYAQPGVMNPGMMNPVMNAAAGSGGGAGGLGGASGLQYEPPWQRQHQQQQQLRLQQLMQHNPQMGAKFYAGGLGSRDPVAMALQQQRAREIMMGGGAGRPRGRPPLAPRRDPPPAPPAPHDVVNLDSD; translated from the exons atgGTACGCTCTAAATCAAAACCCAGTGGCAGCAGTGTCCAGAACTCAGAAATTCAAGATGCGAGTGACAGAGATATTGAAgg GCTGAcaaatttaaacagtttaaacAAATCTCGACGGCATGGTTCTTCGTCAAACAATACTGAGAGCAGGAGTTCTGCGAGGCAAGCGTGTAAGCTGAAGCAGACGCCGACCATCGGCGAGGACTTATTGCACGCTGAGAGCAGCTCAGACGTCTCGGAGAACAATGTCGACGAAAATGTTGAAGAAGAAG ATTTACCTAAAATTCATGGTCTTAACGGAGACAGCATCGGTCATCTCGCTAAAGATGATTTACTAAATGAAAGTGATTCTTCGGCGTCTCAGGATGTAGAGGCCACTGAG GATACACAACACATAGAAGATTCCGAGGAAGaaaa CGTTATATCAAAAAGGCGTAAGGCAAATGCAATATCATCAGACTCAGAAGGCGGGACTTCGCGTCGTAAACATGAAGACGATGAAGAAGCTAGGGTTAGCGACTTTGAGGATTCCGAGGATGAGAGCTCAGAGTCTGCAAAACGCTCCAAGCGGAAGAAAAAGCCCTCGGAAAGCGACGGATCAGCGGGATCTAGTAATGAGGG aaaaaagaAACGTCGACGCATAAAACAAGTTAATGATAGTGATGGATCTGGATCGGACACTGAAAATGAAGGTAGAAATAAACACGGCAGGAAGAATATACGTAAG gTAATGGGTAAGAATCAGTTAGAGGAAGCTACAAAGAAAGCTGCTCGCGAAGAAAAGGAAAGAATTGCTCGTATTGCAGATAGACAGAAATTG tacaataatttgGACTTTGATGAGACTGGAAAGCCGGATGAAGTTGTCTTGGAAAAAGTCGTGTTGGATTTCGATCCAGAAACTAAAGAACCACTAATTCAAGTTGACAGAGGTCTCGTCAAGAAGTTGAAACCACATCAG gctAATGGTATAAAGTTCATGTGGGACGCGTGCTTCGAGAGTGCCAAGCGAATCAAAAAAGACAGAGGCTCAGGATGCATCTTAGCGCATTGCATGGGTCTGGGAAAAACGTTACAA gTGATATCCCTAACCCACACGCTGTTGACTCACGGCTCCCTCACAAACGTGAACCGAGTGCTGGTCGTGTGTCCGCTCTCCACTGTACTCAATTGGGTTAACGAGATCCGCATGTGGCTCAAACACGCCGAATCTGACTTCGAAGTTGACATCTATGAACTGTCCAG GTATAAGCAGAACTCCGAGCGTGCTTTCCAGCTGCAACAGTGGTTAGATAATGGCGGCGTCTGCGTGCTCGGTTACGAGATGTTCAGAAATCTCTCTGCTGACAACCCTAAGAAGTTTAAGAAGAAGATGCTGAGAAGTTTCCAGGAGAGCCTTGTGGATCCAG GTCCGGATTTGGTAGTATGTGATGAGGGTCATTTACTGAAGAACGAAAAGACCAGTCTATCACAATCCATGAACAGAGTTAAAACACGGCGTCGTATAGTGCTTACCGGGACACCCTTACAAAATAACTTGAAAGAAT ATTACTGCATGGTACAATTTGTGAAACCTAACTTGTTGGGTAAATACAATGAGTACTTGAATCGTTTCGTAAACCCCATCACTAACGGCCAGTACACGGACTCAACGGAGCACGACATTAGGATTATGAAGAGACGGTCGCACGTGCTACACAAAATGTTAGATGGGGCTGTGCAG aggAGAGACTACGGGGTGCTGGCGCCCTTCCTTCCTCCGAAGCACGAATATGTCTTGTTCATAACACTGACTGATGTTCAAGTTAAACTGTACCAGCACTATTTGGATAATTATTCTAGAAG ACCACTACCAGGCAAGTCTGGGTTCCTGTTTCCGGACTTCCAGTCCTTGCAAAGGATATGGACACACCCGCTGGTCCTCAAATACAATTCGGAAAGATACGAAATTATGCAGCAAAAGAAG AGAGAGAGAGAAGAAGAAGACTCAGAAGGCTCATTAGTCGACTTTATAGATGATGATTCTACTCCAGAT GAAACTTCAACAGAAGAATCTACGGACGATTCATCAGAGCTAAGCGATGACAGCCGCAAAAAGAGCAAGAAAAAGAAATCAGGCAAGAAGGATAAGAAAGGTAAAGAGGCGAAAGTTGGCACGCGACGTGGGACAAGGGCTAATCCAG TTGAAGCGGATGATGACGATCCCGACGTCGCGGAAGTGTTTGAAGTAAAGAATGAGAACCCAACTGAATGGTGGATCAAATTAGTCGAAGACGAGGAGTTGGATGACATGAGGAATTCACACAAACTTGTGCTGCTGTTCGATATACTGCGGCAGTGCGAGGCTATTGGAGATAAATT GTTGGTGTTCTCGCAGTCGTTGTACTCCTTAGATCTGATCGAGCATTTCTTGGGTAAAGTTGATGAGGCGACCCAAGAAGGACGCATCGACGAGAAACTTGGAGGACATGTCG GTTCATGGTCACCGGGCGTCGATTACTTCAGGTTGGATGGTTCTACGTCATGTGAAAACAGATCTATTTGGTGTAAGAATTTCAACAGAGAAGACAATCCAAGGGCCAG ATTATTCTTAATATCGACGCGTGCTGGCGGTCTGGGTATCAACTTGGTGGCAGCTAACCGTGTGATCATATTCGACGTATCATGGAACCCCTCGCACGACGTGCAGAGTATATTCAGAGTTTATCGTTTCGGGCAGAAGAAACCTTGCTATGTTTACAGATTTTTGGCTATG GGAACAATGGAAGAGAAGATTTACGAGCGTCAAGTAACAAAGCAAGCGATATCGAAGCGCGTGATAGACGAGCAGCAGATCGACCGTCACTACGCGGAGAACGACCTCGCCGAGCTGTACAAGTTCGAGGCGCGGCCCGACGAGCCGCGCCCGCTGCCCACGCTGCCCAGGGACCGCCTGTTCGCAGAGATGCTCAAGGAGCACGAGGCACAG ATATACAAGTACCACGAGCACGATTCGCTACTGGAGAACAAAGAGGAGGAGACTCTTAGCGAGGAAGAGCGCAAGGCGGCCTGGGAGGACTTCGAGAACGAGAAGAACAAGCCGCCGCCCACGCCCTTCCCGTCTGCTTGGCCCATGCATAATGGAATGG TACCAGGTTTGTTGGCGCAACAACAACAGCAACTGGCCTATGCAGCGTTAGCGGCGATGCTTCGCAAAGATATGCCTAACATCAACGACAACCAGATTCGAGACATGCTGCCACTTATATACAACTCTAACCCCGGA TTGATGCAAAAAATGGGAGAAATATACAAGTATGCTCAGCCGGGAGTGATGAATCCCGGTATGATGAACCCAGTCATGAATGCtg CAgcgggcagcggcggcggcgcgggcgggctGGGCGGCGCCAGCGGCCTGCAGTACGAGCCGCCCTGGCAGCGGCAGCATCAGCAGCAGCAACAGCTGCGCCTGCAGCAGCTCATGCAGCATAAC CCACAAATGGGCGCGAAGTTCTACGCGGGCGGGCTCGGCAGCCGCGACCCCGTGGCCATGGCCCTgcagcagcagcgcgcgcgcgaGATCATGatgggcggcggcgcgggccgTCCGCGCGGCCGCCCTCCCCTCGCGCCACGCCGCGACCCGCcgcccgccccgcccgcgccgcaTGACGTCGTCAACCTCGACTCCGACTAG